The segment GTCGTACTCCGGAGAACTCTTGATCTGATCCTTCGTACGGTCGACGTAGACCTTGCGTTCGTCATGGTCGACGGTCTGCACCGTGCCGGCCGGCAGGAGAACCTTCCGCCCGAAGATCCACGGTCCGGTGTCGACCACCAGGAAAGCGTCACCGACGTCGTAGCTGGCCTGGTCGATCGAACCGATGTGCCCATCGGTCGCCTCGACCTTGTATCCGACCAGGTCCACGCCGGTCCGCCCGCCTTCTTCGACGCTGTCCGCCGCGGCCGGGTCATACGTTCCGGCCAGGCTCGACGGGTCACGCCAGGACCACGGGGTGAACGGCGTAGGTTGCATCACGGCCTCCTCAAATCGATGAATTTGCCGCTGCACGATCCGTACCCGCCAGCCCCGGGAGCAAAACTCAGGAGGCGTACGTCTCCAGCTCGGCGATCTTCGGAGTGCTCGACGAGCTGGTCACCTTGAGCGTGAGCTTGGTGAGCGAGGTGGCCGGGAAGGTGATCACCCCGGCGCCGGTGCCGGTCTTCAGGATCGCGCCGGTGGTGCCGTTGAGGATCTGGTAGGAGCCGGTCGAGGCGCCGGCCGCCGCAATGACGTTGACCTTCGCGACGGTGGTGGCGGAGCTCCACTTGATCGAGACTTCGCCGGTGGCGCCGTTCGGCGACCAGAACGTGCTCGTCTTGCCGTCCTTGACGTTGCCGTAGCTGGTGCCGCCGGCCTTGCTCGAGCCGTCCGCGCCGGCGCCGATGCTGAGGTTGGCGCCGGTCGGCTGGCTCGGGGCCACTGTGGGGCTCGCTGTCGGGGCGGTGGTCGGCGCGGCGGTCGGGGCCGCGGTCGGGGCTGCGGTCGCCGAGCAGGTGCCGGTGGATACCTTCAGGCCCTTGTTCGCGCCCGCGGTCTGGCTCACGATGCTCGGCACGCAGGACGCGTTGTCCAGGGCGAACGAGTACGGCACGCTGACCGTCGTGGTCGAGGTCAGGTTCGGCCCGGCCGGCTTATTGTCGGTGCCCGGCGCCGACCAGGTCACGTTGTCCAGGACGTTCCCGGAGACCTGCCAGAAGCCGGCGGCATCGGTGTAGAAGGTGCCCAGGACGTCCTTCGAGTCCTCGAAGTAGTTGTTGTCCACCTTGGCCTTCGCGCCGGCCCGCGAGTTGATGCCCGACTCGTTCAGGTTCAGGTAGTGGTTGTTGTAGATGTGCGCGACACCGCCGCGCAGCAACGGCGTACGCGAATCGATGTTCTCGTATTTGTTGTGGTGGTACGTGATGAAGCTGTTGCCGGTGTCCGTCTCGCTCGACCCGACCAGTCCGCCCCGGCCCGAGTTGCGCAGGACGCTGTAGGACAACGTCACGTACTGAACGTCGTCCTTCATGTCGAACAGGCCGTCGAAGCCCTCCGACTCACCGCCGGAGGCCTCCAGGGTGACGTGGTCGACCCACACGTTGCGGACCGTGCTCTCCATGCCGATCGCGTCACCGCCGTTCGAGGTCGGCGAACCCGACTTCTTCACGTTCTTCACGGTCACGTTCTGGATGATGATGTTGCTCGAGTCGCGGATGTGGATGCCCAGCTGGTCGAAGACCGCGCCGCTACCGACACCGACGATCGTGACGTTGCTGATGCCCTTCAGCTCGATCAGGCCGGCCGCGGTGTTGCAGCTGTCACCGGAGACCTTGGCCGTGTTGCCGTGGTTGATCGTGCCCTGCACCTCGATGGTGATCGGGGTGTCGGTCGCCGCCCGGCCGCACAGGGCCGCGTGGATCTCGGTGCCGGTG is part of the Actinoplanes sp. NBC_00393 genome and harbors:
- a CDS encoding PRC-barrel domain-containing protein, translated to MQPTPFTPWSWRDPSSLAGTYDPAAADSVEEGGRTGVDLVGYKVEATDGHIGSIDQASYDVGDAFLVVDTGPWIFGRKVLLPAGTVQTVDHDERKVYVDRTKDQIKSSPEYDKDTFETPEYREQVGDYYTGSYRDFPR
- a CDS encoding pectate lyase family protein, whose translation is MKRSVALRLSAVAGVAGVAGAIAFGLPQHDASAATSPATGFASANGGTTGGAGGATVRATTGTEIHAALCGRAATDTPITIEVQGTINHGNTAKVSGDSCNTAAGLIELKGISNVTIVGVGSGAVFDQLGIHIRDSSNIIIQNVTVKNVKKSGSPTSNGGDAIGMESTVRNVWVDHVTLEASGGESEGFDGLFDMKDDVQYVTLSYSVLRNSGRGGLVGSSETDTGNSFITYHHNKYENIDSRTPLLRGGVAHIYNNHYLNLNESGINSRAGAKAKVDNNYFEDSKDVLGTFYTDAAGFWQVSGNVLDNVTWSAPGTDNKPAGPNLTSTTTVSVPYSFALDNASCVPSIVSQTAGANKGLKVSTGTCSATAAPTAAPTAAPTTAPTASPTVAPSQPTGANLSIGAGADGSSKAGGTSYGNVKDGKTSTFWSPNGATGEVSIKWSSATTVAKVNVIAAAGASTGSYQILNGTTGAILKTGTGAGVITFPATSLTKLTLKVTSSSSTPKIAELETYAS